Proteins encoded in a region of the Synechococcus sp. BIOS-U3-1 genome:
- the mscL gene encoding large conductance mechanosensitive channel protein MscL yields the protein MARKSTFLSDFKAFINKGNVVDLAVAVIIAGAFGKVVNALVRLIMTNALEPALERANVQSLSQLPGGEIIVAAINFVVIAFVCFVVVRIVEKMKRKEEVIETSKPDPQIQLTSAITRLTEVMEERSS from the coding sequence ATGGCAAGAAAGAGCACATTCCTTTCAGATTTCAAAGCCTTTATCAATAAAGGTAATGTGGTGGATCTGGCAGTTGCAGTAATCATCGCAGGCGCATTTGGGAAAGTGGTTAATGCACTTGTTCGCTTGATTATGACCAATGCGCTTGAGCCGGCACTGGAAAGGGCAAATGTTCAATCATTGTCCCAACTTCCGGGGGGTGAAATTATTGTTGCCGCGATCAACTTTGTTGTAATTGCCTTTGTCTGCTTCGTTGTCGTACGAATAGTCGAAAAAATGAAACGAAAAGAAGAAGTGATTGAAACATCAAAACCTGATCCTCAAATTCAACTCACCTCAGCGATCACACGCTTAACAGAAGTGATGGAAGAACGCTCATCCTAG